One Halobacterium wangiae genomic window, GTGACCTGCTTCCCGTTCTTGATGAGCTGGACCCGGACGCACTTCCGGATCGCGGAGTTGGGCTGTTTCGCTTCGATGCCAATCTTCTCGAGGACGATGCCGCGACCCTGCGGCGCACCCTCGAGGGGGTCGGACTTCTTGCCGAGACCCCGCTCTCGCCGCGCGTACTCGGAGTCGGACCACCGGTGCTTCTGGCGGTCCTTCTTGAGTTTCCGAGCGGCGTACTTGCCGTTCGACATACAGCCGATTACCCAGTGGAGGTACTTAAGCCCGACCTTTTGCGCTGCGGCGCGGCTGCGCCGCGCCTCGGCAAAAGCTCGACCAAAAGCACTCCTCCCTCACTCCGCGCCTCCGGCGCTCCGTTCGGTCGTCGGCCCGCGCTCCCGTTAGTCGCGCGGTGAACGGCTTCGCTCGGGTTCTTCGAACCGCTCGCTCGCCGATGCTCGACAGTCGGTTTCACAACCTATCGGCTACGTTCGCGACCCGAGCGGCTCGAAGAGCCCGGAAGGGTCGCGATTCACCGAGCGCGAACGAAGTGAGCGCTCGGACCGACGACTGAGGGACGCGAAGCGGACCGAAGGAGGAGTGCTTTTTCCGCAAGTTTTTGCCGAGCGGGGGTCGCCGCAGGCGACCCCCCGCAGCGCAAAAAGTGCGCTTACGTGAGCTGGATATCGTCGACGTCGTAGTGGCGGGCGGCGAGTTCCTTGGCGGCCTCGATGTTCTGGCCGTCTGCGCCGATTGCGACGCCCTTGTCGTCGTGGGCGACCTCGGCGTACGCCACCGTCGTGTCGTTCTCGCTGATGGTGACGTTGTACACCGCCGCGGGGGAGAGCGCGTTGGCGACGAACCCCTCCGGCGTCGGCGCGTCCTCGACCAGCATCACGTCCCGGCCGAGTTTCTCTTCGAGGGCTTCGACGCGGCTCCCGCCGGGGCCGATGGCCGACCCCATCTCGCCCGCGGTCACCACGAAGATGACGCGGTCGCGGTCGTCGTCGACGACGCAGTCGACGGCTGTCGCCTCCGTCTCGTCCTCGAAGGCCGCCAGCAGGCGGCGCGCCTCGTCCGAGAGCCGGACTGTCATCAGTCCGACTTGCCGGCGCCCATGCGCAGGTTGACGTCGCCCGTGCCGAGGCGGACCGGCTTCCCGACGATGACGTTCTCGATGACGCCGTCGAGGTCGTCCGCCTCGCCGTAGATGGCGGCGTCGAGGAGGTGGTTGACCGTCACCTCGAACGCCGCCCGCGCGAGCACCGAGTCCTTGTTGCCGGAGATGCCGTGCCGGCCGATGGACTGGATGGTGCCGTCGTTGGTCATGATGTCCGCGACCAGCATCAGGTGGCGGATGTTCACGTCGCCCAGCCCCTGCTCTTCGAGGGTGGACATCGTCTCGTCGATTATGGCCTCGCGGGCCGCCTCGATGCCGAGGGTCTTGTGGACCTCGTGGATGTTGTTACACTTCGTCCGGGAGGCGTCGACGCCCTCGATTTTGAGCGCCTTCTTGAACGCCGAGCCCTCCGTGTAGAGGACGAACTCCTCGCCGCGGTCGGTCTCCTCGCGGCGGATGACGACGCGGCTGACGTCCTCGATGCCCTTGAACACGATGTCCCGGAGCTGTTCGACGAGCTGGAGCAGCTCGCGGTACGAGGGTTCGCTCGGACCGAACTCGAGGACGGTACCCTGCTGGGTCACGTCCACGCCGAGGCTCCCCTCGATGGTCTCGGCGATCTCGGCGGCGACCTCGGTCGTGTCGTCCTCGAGCGGCCAGCGCTCCAGGAGCGTGTCCTCGTTGAGGTCGATGCGGACGACCATGTCGGCGACGTTCGTCGAGATGTCGCCGAGCGCGAGGATCTTCGTCGCCTCGATCTTCCAGACGACCTCGTGGGCGCGTTCGCGCTCCGCGGCGTACTCGTCCTCGAGGAACACGTTCATCACCGGCGTGTCCGGTGTCTTCCGGGCGTCCACCAGCTCGATGAGCCGGGGGAGGCCCTGCGTGACGTCCATCTCCGCGACGCCCGCGTAGTGGAACGTGTTCATCGTCATCTGCGTCCCCGGCTCCCCGATTGACTGCGCGGAGACGGTCCCCACCGGGTCGAGGGGGTCGATGCGGGTCTCGAGGTAGCTGGACTCGACGGCGGTCGCGATCTCCTCGACCTGCTCGTCGGTGACGCCGTCGCGGTCCTCGATGGTGTCGTAGACGCGCTCCTTCAGCCGTCGGGGAAGCTCCGTGGCCTCGACAGTGTCGCGCACGCTCTCGGTGACTTCAGTCATCGGATTCCACCTCCCAGGACGCACCGTGTTCGGAGAGATTCGTCGGTGGCTCCTGGACGCCCAGGAACTCCGCCTTCTCCTCGTCGCTGGCGAACTCGGAGTCGATGACACGGTCCGCGATGTTCTCGACCTCGATGTCGACCTCCTGGTTGGAGGCGACCTCGACCGGCGAGGTGCCGTCCTCGCCGAACTCGAACTGGACGATGGTGTCGCTGGTGTCCCGGACGGTGCCGTCGTACTGCGTCTCCAGTTCGGAGAGCGCGTTGATGAGCCGACGCTGGAGGTAGCCGGACTTCGAGGTGCGGACTGCCGTGTCCACCAGCCCCTCGCGGCCACCCATCGCGTGGAAGAAGAACTCCTTGGGCGTCAGCCCGCTCGTGTAGGAGTTCTCCACGAAGCCGTGGGCCTCACTGGAGAGGTCGTTCGGCGCGAAGTGGCTCAGCGTGCGGTCCTCGTAGCCGCGGTTGATGCGCTCGCCCCGGACTGCCTGCTGGCCGACGCAGCCGGCCATCTGCGTGAGGTTCAGCATCGACCCACGCGCGCCGGAGTTGGCCATCACGACTGCCGGGTTGTCCGCCGCGAAGTTCTCCTCGGCGACGTCGCCCGCGGAGTCGCGGGCCTTCCCGAGGGTCTGCATGATCTTCATCTCGAGGGTCTCGTCGACAGTGCGGCCGGGGAGGCTCTCGAGGTCGCCGTTCTCGTACGTCTCGATGAGTTCCTGGACGCGCTCGTAGGCGGAGCCGATGGCCTCGTCGATGCGTTCGCGGGCCTCCTCGGAGACGGTCTCGTCGTCGATGCCGATGGAGAACCCGAAGTGCATGATCGACCGCATCGCCAGCGAGGCGACCTCGTTGATGAAGATGCGGGCGCGGGTCTTCCCGTGGACCTTCGCGATGGTGTCGACGATCTCGCCGCCGAACCCACCGACCTCGTCCTCGGCGATGGTGCCCTCCTCGAGGTAGCCGTCCTCGATGACGACGGGTTCGCCGACGGTGCCGAGGAACTCGAGGTCGAGGTCCTCGGGCAGCAGTTCGGAGAAGATCTGGCGACCCTCCCAGTACGGTTCGCCGGCCTCGGTGCCCGCGGGCTCCGGCAGTTCGTCGATGCGGGTCTGCCGGAGCAGGTCGGAGGCCTGCGTCTCGTTGAACCGCGGGTTGGTGTGGGTCAGCAGGTACGTCCCGCTGATGTGGTCCTGGATGGCGCCGATGATGTTCTCACCGAACCGCGGGGAGAGGATCTGCTCCTGGACCCGCATCAGCACGCGGGCCTCCGCACGGGCCTCCTCGTTCTGGAGGGCGTGCATGTTCATCTCGTCGCCGTCGAAGTCGGCGTTGTACGGCGGACAGACGACCGTGTTCAGGCGGAACGTCTTGTACGGCATCACCACGACCTCGTGGGCCATGATGGACATGCGGTGGAGCGACGGCTGGCGGTTGAAGATGATGATGTCGCCGTCGATGAGGTGTCGCTGGACCTCCCAGCCGGGCTCGACGCGCTCGGCGAGTTCCTCGCAGACCTTCTCCGTGACGCGCACGCGTCGCCCGTCGGGTCGGGTGACGTAGTTCGCGCCCGGGTGGCCCTCGGGGCCGTTGCGCACGTAGCGCTTCGCCCGCTCGAGGTTCTGGTCGTTGACGACCATCGTCTGGGTCATCTCGGTCGCCACGCGGTCGGGGACGCCGACCTCGTTCAGCGACAGCGTCGGGTCCGGCGAGATGACGGTCCGCGCCGAGAAGTTCACGCGCTTCCCGGACAGCGAGCCGCGGAACCGGCCCTCCTTGCCCTTGAGGCGCTGGGAGAGCGTCTTCAGCGGTCGGCCGGAGCGGTGGCGCGCCGGTGGCGTCCCGCTGATCTCGTTGTCCATGAACGTCGTGACGTGGTACTGCAGCAGCTCCCAGAGGTCCTCGATGATGAGCTGGGGTGCACCGGCCTCGCGGTTCTCCATGAACCGCTGGTTGATGCGGATGATGTCGACGAGCTTGTGGGTGAGGTCGTCCTCGCTGCGCTGGCCGTTGTCCAGCGTGATGGAGGGACGGGCCGTCACCGGCGGCACCGGCAGCACGGTCAGGATCATCCACTCGGGTCGCGAGCGTTCGGCGTCGATGCCGAGCGCCTCGAGGTCCTCGCCGGGGATGTCCTCGAACCAGTCGCGGATGTCCGAGGGCATCAGCTTGTTCATGTCCTCGGTGGTGAGGTCGGCGCCGAGCGCGGCCTCGATGGCCTCGCGGTCGTCGCGTCGGGGGCGGAACTCGCCCGAGAGGATCTCGTTGATGCGGCTGATCTCGATGTCCGTCTGCTCGGCGAGTTCCTGGGGGCTGATCCCCTGGTCCTCGTCGTCGTCGCGGTCGGGCTGCATCGACGCCGCGATGCGCTCGCTGTAGTCCGACGCGAGCACCTGCTGGACCTCGTAGTACGTCGTCGGCTTCTCGTGTTTGACGTCGTACTGGCCCTCGCCGCAGTGCGGGCAGTGGTCCTTCTTCCGGGCCTCCCGGATGGCCGCCGTCATCACGTCGGAGACGTCCTGGCGGAGGCTCCGCGTGCGGTCGAGGTCGGCACGGTACTCGTCTTTCTCCTCCTCGGTGAGCAGGAGTCGCGAGCACTCCCGGCACGTGCCGCGGAGCAGCCGACGGATGAGCTTCGAGAAGCCGACGTGGATGACCGGCGCCGCGAGCTCGATGTGGCCGAAGTGGCCGTTACAGCTCCCGGAGCGCTGGCCGCACGTCTTGCACTCCAGTCCGGGGTCGATGACGCCCAGCCGCGGGTCCATCAGCCCCATGTCGATGGGGAAGCCGTCGTCGTCGT contains:
- a CDS encoding 30S ribosomal protein S12; translation: MSNGKYAARKLKKDRQKHRWSDSEYARRERGLGKKSDPLEGAPQGRGIVLEKIGIEAKQPNSAIRKCVRVQLIKNGKQVTAFCPGDGAISFIDEHDEVTIAGIGGAKGRAMGDISGVNYKVEKVNGVSMIELVRGNAEKPVR
- a CDS encoding NusA-like transcription termination signal-binding factor; the protein is MTVRLSDEARRLLAAFEDETEATAVDCVVDDDRDRVIFVVTAGEMGSAIGPGGSRVEALEEKLGRDVMLVEDAPTPEGFVANALSPAAVYNVTISENDTTVAYAEVAHDDKGVAIGADGQNIEAAKELAARHYDVDDIQLT
- the rpoA2 gene encoding DNA-directed RNA polymerase subunit A'' yields the protein MTEVTESVRDTVEATELPRRLKERVYDTIEDRDGVTDEQVEEIATAVESSYLETRIDPLDPVGTVSAQSIGEPGTQMTMNTFHYAGVAEMDVTQGLPRLIELVDARKTPDTPVMNVFLEDEYAAERERAHEVVWKIEATKILALGDISTNVADMVVRIDLNEDTLLERWPLEDDTTEVAAEIAETIEGSLGVDVTQQGTVLEFGPSEPSYRELLQLVEQLRDIVFKGIEDVSRVVIRREETDRGEEFVLYTEGSAFKKALKIEGVDASRTKCNNIHEVHKTLGIEAAREAIIDETMSTLEEQGLGDVNIRHLMLVADIMTNDGTIQSIGRHGISGNKDSVLARAAFEVTVNHLLDAAIYGEADDLDGVIENVIVGKPVRLGTGDVNLRMGAGKSD
- a CDS encoding DNA-directed RNA polymerase subunit A'; amino-acid sequence: MSAGQSPMEIGEISFGLMDPEEYRDMSATKVITADTYDDDGFPIDMGLMDPRLGVIDPGLECKTCGQRSGSCNGHFGHIELAAPVIHVGFSKLIRRLLRGTCRECSRLLLTEEEKDEYRADLDRTRSLRQDVSDVMTAAIREARKKDHCPHCGEGQYDVKHEKPTTYYEVQQVLASDYSERIAASMQPDRDDDEDQGISPQELAEQTDIEISRINEILSGEFRPRRDDREAIEAALGADLTTEDMNKLMPSDIRDWFEDIPGEDLEALGIDAERSRPEWMILTVLPVPPVTARPSITLDNGQRSEDDLTHKLVDIIRINQRFMENREAGAPQLIIEDLWELLQYHVTTFMDNEISGTPPARHRSGRPLKTLSQRLKGKEGRFRGSLSGKRVNFSARTVISPDPTLSLNEVGVPDRVATEMTQTMVVNDQNLERAKRYVRNGPEGHPGANYVTRPDGRRVRVTEKVCEELAERVEPGWEVQRHLIDGDIIIFNRQPSLHRMSIMAHEVVVMPYKTFRLNTVVCPPYNADFDGDEMNMHALQNEEARAEARVLMRVQEQILSPRFGENIIGAIQDHISGTYLLTHTNPRFNETQASDLLRQTRIDELPEPAGTEAGEPYWEGRQIFSELLPEDLDLEFLGTVGEPVVIEDGYLEEGTIAEDEVGGFGGEIVDTIAKVHGKTRARIFINEVASLAMRSIMHFGFSIGIDDETVSEEARERIDEAIGSAYERVQELIETYENGDLESLPGRTVDETLEMKIMQTLGKARDSAGDVAEENFAADNPAVVMANSGARGSMLNLTQMAGCVGQQAVRGERINRGYEDRTLSHFAPNDLSSEAHGFVENSYTSGLTPKEFFFHAMGGREGLVDTAVRTSKSGYLQRRLINALSELETQYDGTVRDTSDTIVQFEFGEDGTSPVEVASNQEVDIEVENIADRVIDSEFASDEEKAEFLGVQEPPTNLSEHGASWEVESDD